One Spinacia oleracea cultivar Varoflay chromosome 4, BTI_SOV_V1, whole genome shotgun sequence DNA segment encodes these proteins:
- the LOC110792381 gene encoding subtilisin-like protease SBT1.6 has product MAILNNLLPPFLLLLLITLTSAQLPESETQTRKTYIIRVDRTAKPTVFPTHYNWYTSEFTSDGTQILHTYDTVFHGFSAVLTTSQAENLNNNPSILAVLEDRRRHLHTTRSPQFLGLRIQRGLWSESDYGSDVIIGVLDTGIWPERRSFSDQNLGPIPKRWKGTCEVGERFSRRNCNRKIIGARFFSKGHESAFPGIGVGNTTSTLEYRSPRDADGHGTHTASTAAGRYSFSANMSGYAPGVAKGVAPKARLAVYKVCWEKAGCFDSDILAAFDAAVNDGVDVISISIGGGDGISSPYYLDPIAIGSYGAVSRGVFVSSSAGNDGPNTMSVTNLAPWITTVGAGTIDRNFPAEIVLGNGKRISGVSLYAGLPLKKGLYPIVYPGKTGTLSVSLCMENSLDPKEVKGKIVICDRGSNPRVAKGVVVQKAGGVGMILANGASNGEGLVGDAHLIPAVGVGSNEGDFIKSYASTSRSPTATINFKGTIVGIKPAPVVASFSGRGPSGLNPEILKPDLIAPGVNILAGWTDAVGPTGLDVDTRRTEFNILSGTSMACPHVSGAAALLKSAHPDWSPAMIKSAIMTTASVVNNQLKLMTDEAVPGKASTPYDFGSGHLNLDQAMDPGLVYDITNDDYVNFLCAIGYGPKTIQVITRNPANCNMKRKASPENLNYPSIAVLFPGSGVTSKTFIRTVTNVGDNVNAVYKVKVQVPAKGVAVIVKPPTLVFNEKAKKVTFTVKVTVDSRNLNLGESGAGFGSISWVDGKHVVRSPIVVTQVNPL; this is encoded by the coding sequence atgGCGATACTCAATAACCTCCTCCCACCATTCCTCCTTCTCCTCCTTATTACCCTCACCTCCGCCCAATTACCCGAATCCGAAACTCAAACCCGAAAAACTTACATTATTCGGGTTGACAGAACCGCTAAGCCCACCGTCTTCCCCACCCATTACAACTGGTACACCTCCGAGTTCACTTCTGATGGAACTCAAATCCTTCACACATACGACACCGTTTTCCATGGCTTCTCCGCCGTTTTAACCACTTCACAAGCGGAAAACCTAAACAACAACCCCTCCATCCTCGCTGTTCTTGAAGACCGCCGCCGACACCTCCACACAACGCGGTCCCCACAATTTCTCGGACTCCGAATTCAGCGCGGGCTCTGGTCAGAGTCTGATTATGGCTCAGACGTCATCATCGGAGTTCTCGACACTGGGATTTGGCCGGAGCGTCGGTCATTTTCGGACCAAAACCTCGGCCCAATCCCTAAACGTTGGAAAGGAACCTGCGAAGTGGGTGAGAGATTCTCCCGCCGCAACTGTAACCGCAAAATAATCGGCGCTAGATTCTTCTCCAAAGGACACGAATCCGCGTTCCCAGGGATTGGTGTTGGCAATACGACGTCAACTTTGGAGTACAGGTCCCCGAGAGACGCCGACGGTCATGGGACCCACACAGCATCAACAGCCGCCGGAAGATACTCGTTCAGCGCGAATATGAGCGGTTACGCTCCTGGAGTTGCAAAAGGGGTTGCTCCAAAAGCAAGGTTAGCAGTTTATAAGGTTTGCTGGGAAAAAGCAGGTTGTTTTGATTCAGATATTTTAGCTGCTTTTGATGCTGCTGTAAATGATGGTGTTGATGTTATCTCTATCTCAATTGGTGGAGGGGATGGTATTTCTTCACCTTATTATCTTGACCCGATTGCAATCGGGTCATACGGTGCGGTTTCTAGAGGTGTATTTGTGTCGTCTTCCGCCGGAAACGACGGCCCAAATACCATGTCTGTGACAAATTTAGCACCGTGGATTACCACAGTTGGAGCGGGGACGATTGATCGGAATTTTCCAGCGGAGATTGTGTTGGGAAATGGGAAGAGAATCTCTGGAGTTTCGCTTTACGCGGGTTTGCCATTGAAGAAGGGTTTGTACCCGATTGTGTACCCGGGTAAAACGGGTACTCTTTCTGTGTCTCTGTGTATGGAGAATTCTCTTGACCCGAAAGAAGTTAAGGGAAAGATAGTGATTTGTGATAGAGGAAGTAATCCAAGGGTTGCGAAGGGGGTGGTTGTGCAGAAAGCTGGTGGTGTTGGGATGATTCTTGCAAACGGAGCTTCTAACGGCGAGGGACTAGTAGGAGATGCTCACTTAATCCCAGCCGTTGGTGTTGGATCCAACGAAGGAGATTTTATTAAATCATATGCTTCCACTTCACGGTCACCGACGGCAACAATTAACTTTAAAGGAACAATTGTTGGAATTAAACCAGCGCCGGTGGTGGCGTCGTTTTCAGGGAGGGGACCAAGTGGATTAAACCCGGAGATATTGAAACCCGATTTGATTGCACCAGGGGTTAATATTCTTGCTGGATGGACAGACGCTGTCGGTCCCACCGGGTTAGATGTTGATACTCGGAGAACGGAGTTCAACATTCTATCAGGAACTTCAATGGCGTGTCCCCATGTTAGTGGAGCTGCCGCTTTGTTAAAATCGGCGCACCCTGATTGGTCGCCGGCGATGATCAAGTCTGCAATCATGACTACTGCGAGTGTGGTAAACAATCAGTTAAAGCTCATGACGGATGAAGCCGTCCCTGGGAAAGCGTCTACACCGTACGATTTTGGGTCCGGGCATTTGAATTTGGATCAAGCTATGGATCCTGGTCTTGTCTATGATATCACTAATGATGATTATGTGAATTTCTTATGTGCAATTGGATACGGGCCCAAGACAATACAAGTGATTACTCGGAACCCTGCAAATTGTAACATGAAGAGGAAAGCATCCCCGGAGAATTTGAATTATCCCTCCATCGCGGTATTGTTTCCGGGTTCTGGGGTTACAAGCAAGACGTTTATAAGGACGGTTACAAATGTAGGAGACAATGTGAATGCTGTTTATAAGGTGAAAGTGCAGGTTCCGGCAAAGGGAGTGGCCGTGATAGTGAAGCCACCTACATTGGTGTTTAATGAAAAGGCCAAGAAGGTGACATTTACCGTGAAGGTGACAGTGGATAGTCGAAATTTGAATTTGGGGGAATCAGGTGCGGGTTTTGGTTCAATATCATGGGTTGATGGA